A single genomic interval of Oryza sativa Japonica Group chromosome 7, ASM3414082v1 harbors:
- the LOC4344325 gene encoding WUSCHEL-related homeobox 11, which yields MDGGHSPDRHAAAAAGEPVRSRWTPKPEQILILESIFNSGMVNPPKDETVRIRKLLERFGAVGDANVFYWFQNRRSRSRRRQRQLQAQAQAAAAAASSGSPPTASSGGLAPGHAGSPASSLGMFAHGAAGYSSSSSSSWPSSPPSVGMMMGDVDYGGGGDDLFAISRQMGYMDGGGGSSSSAAAGQHQQQQLYYSCQPATMTVFINGVATEVPRGPIDLRSMFGQDVMLVHSTGALLPANEYGILLHSLQMGESYFLVTRSS from the exons atggacggcggccACAGCCCGGAcaggcatgcggcggcggcggcgggggagccgGTGAGGTCGCGGTGGACGCCGAAGCCGGAGCAGATACTCATCCTGGAGTCCATCTTCAACAGCGGCATGGTGAACCCGCCCAAGGACGAGACCGTCCGCATCCGCAAGCTGCTCGAGCGCTtcggcgccgtcggcgacgcCAACGTCTTCTACTGGTTCCAGAACCGCCGCtcgcgctcccgccgccgccagcgccagctgcaggcgcaggcgcaggcggccgcggccgccgcctcgtcgggaTCTCCTCCGACTGCTTCGTCCGGTGGCCTCGCGCCTGGCCACGCCGGCTCGCCGGCTTCGTCGCTCGGGATGTTCGCGCACGGCGCCGCCGGGTAcagctcctcgtcgtcctcatcgtggccgtcctcgccgccgtcggtggggATGATGATGGGGGACGTGGActacgggggcggcggcgacgacctgtTCGCCATCTCGAGGCAGATGGGGTacatggacggcggcggcggctcgtcgtcgtcggcggccgccggtcagcatcagcagcagcagctctacTACTCGTGTCAACCTG CGACGATGACGGTGTTCATCAACGGAGTGGCGACGGAGGTGCCAAGGGGACCGATCGATCTGAGATCAATGTTTGGGCAGGACGTGATGCTGGTGCATTCAACGGGTGCTCTTCTTCCAGCCAACGAGTACGGCATCCTCCTCCATTCTCTCCAGATGGGCGAGAGCTACTTCCTG GTCACGAGGTCGTCTTGA
- the LOC4344326 gene encoding cyclic dof factor 2 codes for MDDLAAASPPHPPPPPPESHVPPPPQTPEKDSCEDTGDMRISEEKPCTDQELDADQMNSSSFNSSSECENQTPSNDEMTGSESKSEAAQTEGGGSSEEKVLKKPDKILPCPRCNSMDTKFCYYNNYNINQPRHFCKSCQRYWTAGGSMRNLPVGAGRRKSKSSTANYRSILITGSNLAAPAGDAPLYQLSIKGDQTATAVKFAPDSPLCNSMASVLKIGEQSKNAKPTSTAQPRNGETQTCPASGTTSDSPRNEPVNGAVSGHQNGIVGHSGVPPMHPIPCFPGPPFVYPWSPAWNGIPAMAPPVCTAPAEPANSSDNGSTASVQWSMPPVMPVPGYFPVIPSSVWPFISPWPNGAWSSPWIQPNCSVSASSPTSTSTCSDNGSPVLGKHSRDSKPQGDDKAEKNLWIPKTLRIDDPDEAAKSSIWTTLGIEPGDRSMFRSFQSKPESREQISGAARVLQANPAALSRSQSFQETT; via the exons ATggacgacctcgccgccgcctcccctcctcacccgccgccgccgccgccggaatccCACGTGCCTCCGCCCCCGCAGACGCCGGAGAAG GATTCATGTGAGGATACAGGAGACATGAGGATCAGTGAAGAAAAGCCATGCACAGATCAGGAGTTAGATGCTGATCAGATGAATAGTTCTAGCTTTAATAGTTCCAGCGAGTGTGAGAATCAAACACCTAGCAATGATGAAATGACTGGATCAGAGTCCAAATCTGAGGCAGCTCAAACAGAGGGTGGTGGATCGAGTGAAGAGAAGGTCCTGAAGAAGCCAGACAAGATCCTGCCTTGTCCTCGTTGCAACAGCATGGATACAAAGTTCTGCTACTACAACAACTACAACATTAACCAGCCAAGACATTTTTGCAAGAGTTGTCAGAGATATTGGACGGCAGGTGGAAGCATGAGGAACCTCCCTGTTGGTGCTGGTAGGCGCAAGAGTAAGAGCTCCACTGCAAATTACCGCAGTATATTAATCACGGGCAGCAATCTAGCTGCTCCTGCTGGAGATGCTCCCCTCTATCAACTCTCTATAAAAGGAGATCAAACAGCAACGGCAGTTAAATTTGCACCTGATTCCCCACTCTGTAATTCCATGGCCTCTGTGCTGAAAATTGGAGAGCAGAGTAAGAATGCCAAGCCTACCTCAACAGCACAACCCAGAAATGGAGAAACCCAGACCTGCCCGGCTTCAGGAACAACTTCAGATAGTCCCCGGAATGAACCAGTTAATGGAGCAGTTAGTGGGCATCAAAATGGAATTGTTGGGCATAGTGGAGTCCCTCCCATGCATCCCATACCATGCTTCCCTGGTCCTCCTTTTGTGTACCCATGGAGTCCAGCATGGAATGGCATTCCTGCCATGGCACCACCGGTATGCACAGCACCAGCTGAACCAGCAAATTCTTCAGACAATGGAAGCACAGCTAGTGTTCAGTGGAGCATGCCACCAGTGATGCCGGTACCAGGATACTTTCCGGTAATTCCATCTTCAGTTTGGCCCTTCATTTCTCCCTGGCCAAATGGTGCATGGAGCTCGCCATGGATTCAACCTAATTGCAGCGTGTCAGCTTCATCTCCTACAAGCACTAGTACATGTTCAGACAACGGCTCTCCTGTCCTAGGAAAGCACTCCAGGGACTCCAAACCGCAAGGAGATGACAAGGCAGAGAAAAACTTGTGGATTCCGAAAACGCTTCGGATCGATGATCCTGACGAAGCTGCAAAGAGCTCAATCTGGACAACCCTTGGCATTGAACCTGGTGACCGTAGCATGTTCAGATCATTCCAGTCGAAACCTGAAAGCAGGGAGCAGATATCCGGTGCTGCACGAGTCCTGCAGGCGAATCCAGCAGCTCTATCTCGATCTCAATCTTTCCAGGAGACAACGTGA